The following coding sequences lie in one Lolium perenne isolate Kyuss_39 chromosome 2, Kyuss_2.0, whole genome shotgun sequence genomic window:
- the LOC127336055 gene encoding aquaporin PIP2-5: MDTHQSPSSTDPQPPSAEIDELSSGMAAAEGKLSPEGNVKEDMISSKDYLDPPQTPLFDAGELGKWSLYRAVIAEFTATLLFVYVAVATVIGHKRQTDTQACSGAGVLGIAWAFGGMIAVLVYCTAGISGGHINPAVTFGLLLSRKVSLPRAFLYMAAQCLGAICGAALVRAVHGSHHYALYGGGANELAPGFSKSAGLVAEALGTAVLVYTVFSATDPKRMARDSHIPVLAPLLIGFAVMMVHLATIPVTGTGINPARSLGAAVVYNGEKAWDDQWIFWVGPFLGAAVAMVYHQYVLRNCAAKSFRSKYDIEA, translated from the coding sequence ATGGACACACACCAATCTCCATCGTCTACAGATCCTCAACCTCCATCGGCTGAAATCGACGAGCTCTCGTCCGGCATGGCAGCAGCAGAGGGCAAGCTGAGTCCAGAGGGCAATGTTAAGGAGGATATGATCAGCAGCAAGGACTACCTTGACCCTCCCCAAACGCCGCTGTTTGACGCCGGCGAGCTGGGCAAGTGGTCCCTCTACCGCGCCGTCATCGCCGAGTTCACTGCCACGCTCCTCTTCGTCTACGTCGCCGTCGCCACGGTCATCGGCCACAAGCGCCAAACCGACACCCAAGCGTGCAGCGGCGCCGGCGTGCTAGGCATCGCCTGGGCCTTCGGCGGCATGATCGCCGTCCTCGTCTACTGCACCGCCGGCATCTCCGGCGGCCACATCAACCCTGCCGTGACCTTTGGGCTTCTGCTGTCCAGGAAGGTCTCGCTGCCGCGTGCTTTCCTCTACATGGCGGCGCAGTGCCTTGGCGCCATCTGCGGCGCGGCACTTGTCAGGGCTGTGCACGGCTCGCACCACTACGCGCTCTACGGCGGCGGCGCCAACGAGCTTGCGCCAGGGTTCTCCAAGTCGGCAGGGCTGGTGGCCGAGGCTCTGGGCACCGCCGTTCTGGTGTACACCGTGTTTTCGGCGACTGACCCGAAGCGCATGGCCCGGGACTCGCATATCCCGGTGCTGGCGCCGCTGCTCATCGGGTTCGCGGTAATGATGGTGCATCTGGCCACCATCCCCGTCACCGGTACCGGCATCAACCCGGCCAGGAGCCTCGGAGCCGCCGTGGTGTACAACGGCGAAAAGGCGTGGGACGACCAGTGGATCTTCTGGGTCGGGCCGTTCCTCGGTGCCGCCGTCGCCATGGTGTACCACCAGTACGTCCTCAGAAACTGCGCCGCAAAGTCATTCCGCTCCAAATACGACATCGAAGCATAG